In the genome of Streptomyces sp. NBC_00190, one region contains:
- a CDS encoding maleate cis-trans isomerase family protein, with product MPSRPDQRTAASLTGGGRPRRVGVLVPWANVAIEEELPLLAPDGVVFHYARLVPASRTTAIDSRFWDGLRAAATDGADSLRHIPLDGLLLGCTSAGFTPGTTPVPEGVATAFDALLAELTRLGARRIVLATPYPDDVTRTEANALHTHGVKVLACASLGLADGYPDVAPARARDLVLSMPGDALDQADAVVLSCTGWRTQPILSELAHQLDRPVVSSVSAMAAYAAHLKQGANP from the coding sequence TTGCCGTCGCGGCCTGACCAGCGGACGGCCGCCTCCCTGACCGGGGGCGGCCGGCCGCGCCGCGTCGGCGTCCTCGTGCCATGGGCCAACGTCGCCATCGAGGAGGAACTGCCGCTCCTCGCCCCCGACGGTGTGGTCTTCCACTACGCCCGTCTCGTGCCCGCCTCCCGAACGACGGCGATCGACAGCCGCTTCTGGGACGGTCTGCGCGCGGCAGCCACCGACGGAGCCGACTCGCTGCGGCACATCCCGCTCGACGGCCTACTGCTCGGCTGCACCTCCGCCGGGTTCACCCCGGGCACCACTCCCGTACCCGAAGGCGTGGCCACCGCGTTCGATGCCCTGCTCGCCGAGCTCACCCGGCTCGGCGCCCGCCGCATCGTGCTGGCCACCCCGTACCCGGACGACGTCACCCGCACCGAAGCGAATGCCTTACACACCCACGGGGTCAAGGTCCTCGCCTGCGCGAGCCTCGGCCTGGCCGACGGCTACCCCGACGTCGCCCCCGCCCGCGCCAGAGACCTCGTGCTGTCCATGCCCGGCGACGCGCTGGACCAGGCAGACGCCGTAGTCCTGTCCTGCACAGGCTGGCGCACCCAGCCGATCCTTTCCGAACTCGCCCACCAGCTGGACCGGCCGGTCGTATCCTCCGTGTCCGCCATGGCCGCCTACGCCGCCCACCTCAAGCAGGGAGCCAACCCGTGA
- a CDS encoding class I adenylate-forming enzyme family protein codes for MLRFPDRLDQLVVTAAENWPDATALVGQDGELLTYRDLSARAHAVADRLLRCGVERGSAVLVAVSNAPADVAAQVGVWLCGAVAVPVHRSSPPRVAEDVATRTAACALVDNLRSEWFPDGEVDTPEHGVRRLAQAGSAHPAELDEDQALVIFTSGSTGRPKGVVLSHRAFCRKLEAIDSVLAFAPGTSLLQVLHLHFSFGQWTTLLTLATGGTVHLMPRFTAAGMIEALARFGIHRTAVVPTMLRKLLAESDESALMRLRAVGAPRLWIAGGEPLAAGLGLGLTDLLPHARITDVFGLSETCTSDFIVAPEAYRELAGSIGFPSAGVAAKVVGDDGRDVPAGEVAELWIHTPFRMTGYLGDPGATAAATAGEWFRTGDLARRGDDGRFVLAGRAKNIISRGGNKISPLEVEGVYSGHPACAAVVATGVPDDLLGERTVLLVTLRHDAQVDEAALREWGRQQMDRFKLPDEVHIIDELPLGPTGKVDRVGVQRMARERGLKRTRQQP; via the coding sequence ATGTTGCGGTTTCCTGATCGTCTCGACCAGCTCGTCGTCACCGCGGCCGAGAACTGGCCCGACGCAACGGCCCTCGTCGGTCAGGACGGTGAGTTGCTGACGTATCGCGACCTCAGCGCCCGGGCACATGCAGTGGCGGATCGTCTGCTCAGGTGCGGGGTGGAGCGCGGATCGGCCGTGCTCGTCGCGGTGAGCAACGCCCCGGCCGACGTTGCGGCGCAGGTGGGCGTATGGCTGTGCGGCGCGGTCGCGGTGCCGGTACACAGATCATCCCCCCCACGCGTGGCTGAGGATGTCGCCACTCGCACCGCGGCCTGCGCCCTGGTGGACAACCTGCGGTCCGAGTGGTTCCCCGACGGCGAGGTGGACACGCCTGAGCACGGCGTGCGCCGGTTGGCGCAGGCCGGATCCGCGCACCCCGCGGAGCTGGATGAGGATCAGGCTCTGGTGATCTTCACGTCCGGCTCGACGGGGCGACCCAAGGGGGTCGTGCTGTCGCATCGGGCTTTCTGCCGCAAGCTCGAGGCGATCGACAGTGTCTTGGCGTTCGCGCCGGGCACCTCCCTGCTCCAGGTTCTCCACCTGCACTTCAGCTTCGGTCAGTGGACGACGCTGCTGACGCTGGCGACCGGCGGCACCGTCCACCTGATGCCCCGTTTCACCGCCGCAGGCATGATCGAGGCACTCGCACGGTTTGGCATCCATCGCACGGCGGTGGTGCCCACGATGCTGCGCAAGCTCCTTGCGGAATCGGACGAGTCCGCCTTGATGCGCCTGCGCGCTGTGGGAGCACCCCGGCTGTGGATCGCGGGTGGCGAACCCCTGGCTGCCGGTCTCGGGCTGGGGCTGACGGACCTTCTGCCGCATGCCCGGATCACGGACGTCTTCGGGCTGAGCGAGACGTGTACCTCCGACTTCATCGTCGCACCCGAGGCGTACCGTGAGCTGGCCGGCAGCATTGGGTTCCCGTCTGCCGGCGTTGCGGCGAAGGTGGTGGGCGACGACGGGCGCGACGTACCTGCGGGGGAGGTCGCCGAGCTGTGGATCCATACGCCGTTTCGCATGACGGGCTACCTGGGCGATCCGGGCGCGACAGCGGCGGCGACGGCAGGTGAGTGGTTTCGAACCGGCGATCTCGCACGACGTGGCGATGACGGGCGGTTCGTGCTCGCGGGGCGGGCGAAGAACATCATCAGCCGCGGCGGGAACAAGATCTCCCCACTGGAGGTCGAGGGCGTCTATTCCGGGCATCCGGCCTGCGCCGCAGTCGTGGCCACCGGCGTCCCCGACGATCTGCTCGGCGAGCGGACGGTACTGCTGGTAACACTCCGTCACGATGCACAGGTGGACGAGGCCGCCCTGCGTGAGTGGGGGCGACAGCAGATGGACCGGTTCAAGCTCCCCGACGAGGTGCACATCATCGATGAGCTGCCGTTGGGCCCGACCGGGAAGGTGGATCGGGTCGGCGTCCAGCGAATGGCGCGCGAGCGCGGCCTGAAGCGAACGAGGCAGCAGCCGTGA
- a CDS encoding nucleoside 2-deoxyribosyltransferase, giving the protein MVYYVAHRLFSAHDRALGARVAKQLADKAGPDNVFLPFCDTDEEDLIADVKGRRLYELDTERLTTLTGMIALLHGPSLDDGVCLEIGYAAALGVPVTVLTTDFQTYDPHGHAPTWQFPDPLVETIANQVIRVPTLGPASSARSRFTTFGQRNNTQLDTAINVGINALLTAPAPAPPATPDQHGVYIEPSPYTDDHELLNAVRSAGHTARTASRFTAADPTTGSAEDWNRAAAATTLVVDVSGPEAPPGAALLIGAAAARHQPVIAYQPRPVYTHAQGREPNWRNLMVQYASTGHATTLTGVTSGLAS; this is encoded by the coding sequence GTGGTGTACTACGTCGCCCACCGGCTCTTCTCCGCACACGATCGCGCCCTGGGCGCCCGCGTCGCCAAACAACTGGCCGACAAGGCCGGCCCTGACAACGTCTTCCTGCCGTTCTGCGACACCGACGAGGAAGACCTCATCGCCGACGTCAAAGGCCGCCGTCTCTACGAACTCGACACCGAGCGCCTGACCACCCTCACCGGGATGATCGCCCTCCTGCACGGCCCCAGCCTCGACGACGGCGTGTGCCTGGAGATCGGCTACGCCGCCGCCCTCGGCGTCCCCGTCACCGTCCTGACCACTGACTTCCAGACCTACGACCCCCACGGACACGCGCCCACCTGGCAGTTCCCCGATCCCCTCGTAGAGACCATCGCGAACCAGGTGATCCGCGTCCCCACTCTGGGTCCTGCCAGCAGCGCCCGCAGCCGCTTCACCACCTTCGGACAGCGCAACAACACCCAGCTGGACACCGCGATCAACGTCGGGATCAACGCCCTGCTGACCGCGCCCGCGCCCGCTCCGCCAGCCACCCCCGACCAGCACGGCGTCTACATCGAGCCGTCCCCCTACACCGACGATCACGAGCTCCTCAACGCCGTCCGCAGCGCCGGACACACCGCCCGCACCGCAAGCCGCTTCACCGCCGCCGACCCGACCACCGGATCCGCCGAGGACTGGAACCGCGCCGCGGCCGCCACCACCCTCGTCGTGGACGTCTCCGGGCCCGAGGCCCCGCCCGGCGCAGCACTCCTGATCGGCGCCGCAGCCGCCCGCCACCAGCCTGTCATCGCCTACCAGCCGCGCCCGGTCTACACCCACGCCCAGGGCCGTGAGCCCAACTGGCGGAACCTGATGGTGCAGTACGCCAGCACCGGCCACGCCACGACCCTGACCGGCGTCACGTCCGGACTCGCGTCATGA
- a CDS encoding HAD family hydrolase — protein MLLLDVGGVLLLPAASEVVEALEAWGASLPEVDDATLHYEAVSAFDCSGDILDYRRAYGRGLGLRGAALQSAASAHELWRRPWSIAIPSAVEKLRWLVQDGGVDVAIVSDSDGTVASQLVDTKVCQVGRGPLPAVLAVCDSTLVGARKPSRLIFDAARRAVGESRRILGHVGDSLRCDVRGAYGADLKPIHIDPLGSCPERDHRHATALADLSSGLA, from the coding sequence GTGCTGTTGCTCGACGTCGGAGGTGTCCTGCTGCTGCCGGCCGCGTCCGAGGTCGTCGAGGCGCTGGAGGCCTGGGGCGCCTCCCTGCCGGAGGTCGATGACGCGACACTGCACTACGAAGCGGTCTCTGCCTTCGACTGCTCGGGCGACATCCTCGACTACCGGCGCGCGTACGGGCGGGGTCTCGGCCTGCGCGGGGCCGCGCTCCAGAGTGCCGCCTCGGCGCATGAACTCTGGCGGCGTCCGTGGTCGATCGCGATACCGTCGGCGGTGGAGAAGCTGCGCTGGCTGGTCCAAGACGGCGGAGTCGACGTCGCCATCGTGTCCGATTCCGACGGCACGGTCGCGAGTCAACTCGTCGACACAAAGGTGTGCCAGGTGGGGAGGGGGCCGCTGCCCGCAGTGCTGGCAGTGTGCGACTCGACGCTAGTGGGGGCCAGGAAGCCGAGCCGTCTGATCTTCGATGCCGCGAGGCGGGCGGTGGGTGAGTCGCGGCGCATCCTCGGCCATGTTGGGGACAGCCTGCGGTGCGACGTTCGCGGAGCGTACGGCGCGGACCTGAAGCCGATCCACATCGATCCGCTCGGCAGCTGCCCAGAGCGCGACCACCGGCACGCGACGGCTCTGGCCGACCTGAGTTCCGGGCTGGCCTGA
- a CDS encoding NAD(P)/FAD-dependent oxidoreductase, translating to MADVLVLGGGIAGLSAALFLARSGHYVQLIEGDAASAPVNPDHTLRGWPRQGVAQFGHGHAIHALARRTLRQCAPDVLRTLAAAGAGERDFGTYIPPAEREPGDDELVAILVRRSVFEWAMRRAVEVEEHIDIAAGMRGVGLVACDGRRVPGVAGVGTGDGQIFRAPWVVDATGRKSRVTAWSVELGAAAAEVSWLYSGTRYYARHFRFTGAARPPASEWHFGPAGDLGYLRFSVLEEDRDSFVVTLNIAPTDQELRVLREAEVWTRAALCMPVLAEWLALAEPISDVYVIGGLSNVFVRHGPTTAVGGVIPIGDALCQTNPTHGWGVSMALHHARLVAEALNRGQAPTPADTADIVATLSRFSLPYYQAAAAEDTERARLAEGENRDVTNLDNPLFIRKVAYAQAAKDTKLYRAVQRRIHLFDDPTVLARDRDLLTYAAQLAPTAVLTSGPSRPELLDRLTSTRLAGN from the coding sequence ATGGCCGACGTGCTGGTTCTTGGGGGTGGGATCGCCGGGCTGTCAGCGGCGCTCTTTTTGGCCCGCAGCGGACACTACGTGCAGCTGATCGAGGGGGACGCGGCGTCGGCGCCGGTGAACCCGGACCACACGTTGCGCGGCTGGCCGCGGCAGGGAGTCGCCCAGTTCGGGCACGGCCACGCGATCCACGCACTGGCACGGCGCACGCTCCGACAATGCGCGCCCGATGTGCTGCGGACGCTGGCGGCCGCCGGTGCGGGCGAGCGCGACTTCGGCACGTACATCCCCCCGGCGGAGCGCGAGCCGGGAGACGACGAACTGGTGGCGATCCTCGTCCGGCGCTCGGTCTTCGAGTGGGCGATGCGCCGTGCGGTGGAGGTCGAGGAGCACATCGACATCGCCGCCGGTATGCGCGGCGTCGGCCTCGTGGCTTGTGACGGCCGGCGTGTTCCCGGCGTGGCGGGCGTGGGGACAGGCGACGGCCAGATCTTCCGGGCCCCCTGGGTGGTGGACGCCACGGGCCGGAAGTCGAGGGTCACGGCCTGGTCGGTGGAACTCGGCGCCGCCGCTGCGGAGGTCTCGTGGCTGTACTCCGGAACCCGATACTATGCCCGCCACTTCCGGTTCACGGGGGCTGCGCGACCACCGGCGAGTGAGTGGCACTTCGGCCCCGCGGGTGACCTGGGCTACCTGCGGTTCTCCGTACTGGAGGAGGACCGCGACTCCTTCGTCGTCACCCTCAATATCGCGCCCACTGACCAAGAGCTGCGCGTCCTGCGCGAGGCCGAGGTCTGGACCCGGGCCGCGTTGTGCATGCCGGTGCTGGCCGAGTGGCTGGCCCTGGCCGAACCGATCTCCGACGTGTACGTGATCGGCGGTCTGAGTAACGTCTTTGTCCGCCACGGGCCGACTACCGCCGTCGGTGGCGTGATCCCGATCGGTGACGCACTGTGCCAAACCAATCCGACACATGGCTGGGGCGTGTCCATGGCGTTGCACCACGCCCGCCTCGTAGCCGAGGCACTGAACCGTGGCCAGGCACCAACCCCGGCCGACACCGCCGACATTGTCGCTACGCTGTCGCGGTTTTCGCTGCCGTATTACCAGGCAGCCGCGGCCGAGGACACCGAGCGTGCCCGGCTCGCGGAGGGGGAGAACCGTGACGTCACGAACCTCGACAATCCTCTCTTCATCCGTAAGGTGGCCTACGCACAGGCCGCCAAGGACACGAAGCTCTACCGGGCGGTCCAGCGTCGCATTCACCTCTTCGACGATCCGACCGTGCTCGCCCGTGACCGGGACCTGCTGACGTACGCCGCCCAGCTGGCGCCGACGGCAGTCCTCACGTCAGGGCCGAGCCGGCCCGAACTGCTCGACCGGCTCACCTCGACCCGCTTGGCAGGCAACTGA
- a CDS encoding amino acid--tRNA ligase-related protein encodes MLSVNGSDCEDTQVDHESVGAQFAHLLSERTRENLRKRHAIRAAAHQQLQAEGFGEFDTPVLGRWVNEYRVGNISATTSTGEHLWLAQSPQVYKQMLIAGGYQRYYQFAHCFRQEVREPGTNDSLREFVQLDIEMETGDLEAVIAVTERLITRVCSAVGLPCPDAPFPRLQAREAVSRYGTDRPDLRIRPDEISMLLVVDFPLAERDDEGAIKLTRHPMALPRQTPDSPQEMLDIDTWTFDLVMNGMELASGGLRINDAALQRHVLTVAGIDLASFEDLLHVLEDCPPHGGLGLGLDRLCMQLLGADSVAEVTGFPFRFGYWSRSGNVAVS; translated from the coding sequence ATGCTGTCGGTGAACGGGAGCGACTGCGAGGACACGCAGGTCGACCACGAGTCGGTGGGGGCGCAGTTCGCGCACCTGCTGAGCGAACGCACTAGGGAAAATCTCCGCAAGCGGCACGCGATCCGCGCTGCCGCACATCAGCAACTGCAGGCCGAGGGCTTCGGTGAGTTCGACACACCAGTGCTCGGTCGGTGGGTGAACGAGTACAGGGTCGGCAACATCAGCGCGACGACCTCCACTGGCGAGCATCTGTGGTTGGCGCAGTCGCCGCAGGTGTATAAGCAGATGTTGATCGCCGGGGGGTACCAGCGGTACTACCAGTTCGCCCACTGCTTCCGGCAGGAGGTGCGCGAGCCGGGAACGAACGATTCTCTGCGCGAGTTCGTCCAGTTGGACATCGAGATGGAGACGGGCGATTTGGAGGCCGTGATTGCGGTCACAGAACGGCTCATCACCCGGGTCTGCTCCGCAGTGGGCTTGCCGTGTCCAGATGCGCCGTTTCCGCGGTTGCAGGCGAGGGAAGCCGTCAGCCGGTACGGCACCGACCGCCCTGATCTTCGGATTCGGCCCGACGAGATCTCGATGCTCCTGGTCGTCGACTTCCCGCTGGCCGAGCGCGACGATGAGGGGGCGATCAAGCTCACCCGGCATCCCATGGCGCTGCCCCGGCAGACGCCCGACAGCCCGCAAGAGATGCTCGACATCGACACGTGGACGTTCGACCTGGTGATGAACGGGATGGAACTTGCCAGTGGTGGGCTTCGCATCAACGACGCTGCGTTGCAGCGGCACGTACTGACGGTGGCTGGCATCGATCTCGCGTCGTTCGAGGACCTGCTGCACGTGCTCGAGGACTGCCCCCCGCACGGCGGGCTCGGCCTGGGTCTGGACCGGCTCTGCATGCAGTTGCTCGGTGCGGACTCGGTCGCCGAGGTCACTGGATTCCCGTTCAGGTTTGGGTACTGGAGCAGGAGCGGCAATGTTGCGGTTTCCTGA
- a CDS encoding radical SAM protein: protein MTKHSVVLDCYTVEPSGLGVPPYISTYVRTAYSALRQARPGNDVRYLTIDDVRWSLNGGKPHVAAPHSDPLTYSTTANRDDAIRLLRDAEEVIVIGGDKVPSVHLHAVNGGLADIARAMSCVRGKRYLLGPMTTFMLSEPAEYAGLFDASHTHTITSKDIALGSRTSAPYGRLRADRDSFAGLVEQMPWTPIAELEMYRGCTRRNFCDFCNEPGKSPIVAFRDVDDIVEEAGQLYAAGVRHLRLGQQTCFFSYHNRDVDKIRALLSGIRKACPDLEVLHIDNADPLAVAAPVGRKIAGLVAEFCTEGNCAPMGIESFDLVVIERNTLTCTPDVLMRAVQHVNEAGGERGPGGLPMLLPGLNLIYGMPGETHATHIANLTWLTRIYHAGLMCHRTNVRQVRAFPGTPLAAQNGQPLAPSAEHFETWKADIDHGWDQPMKERVYPSGLLVPGLHSYFVNDMGTWWRRLGSYSIQIIEPNTATPVGTSGDLAITGHAPRVIFGQRLAVAA, encoded by the coding sequence ATGACGAAGCACTCGGTCGTACTGGACTGCTACACCGTCGAACCCAGCGGGCTCGGCGTCCCCCCGTACATCTCCACCTACGTGCGCACCGCGTACTCCGCCCTGCGCCAGGCCCGCCCCGGGAACGATGTGCGGTACCTGACGATCGACGATGTCCGCTGGAGCCTCAACGGCGGAAAGCCCCACGTGGCCGCCCCGCACAGCGACCCCCTCACCTATTCCACGACCGCCAATCGCGATGACGCGATCCGGCTGCTTCGCGATGCCGAAGAGGTCATCGTCATCGGCGGCGACAAGGTGCCCTCAGTGCACCTGCATGCCGTCAACGGCGGTCTCGCCGACATCGCCCGCGCCATGTCGTGCGTGCGCGGCAAGCGTTACCTGCTGGGCCCGATGACCACCTTCATGCTGTCCGAACCCGCCGAATACGCCGGCCTCTTCGACGCCTCGCACACCCACACGATCACCTCAAAGGACATCGCCCTCGGCTCGCGCACCTCCGCCCCGTACGGCCGACTGCGCGCTGACCGCGATTCCTTCGCGGGCCTGGTCGAGCAGATGCCGTGGACGCCGATCGCCGAGCTGGAGATGTACCGCGGCTGCACCCGACGCAACTTCTGCGACTTCTGCAACGAGCCTGGCAAGTCCCCCATCGTCGCCTTCCGCGACGTGGACGACATCGTGGAGGAAGCCGGTCAGCTGTACGCGGCCGGGGTCCGGCACCTCCGCCTCGGCCAGCAGACCTGCTTCTTCTCCTACCACAACCGCGACGTGGACAAGATCCGCGCCCTGCTGTCCGGGATCCGCAAGGCCTGCCCCGACCTGGAAGTCCTCCACATCGACAACGCCGACCCGCTCGCCGTAGCGGCCCCTGTCGGCCGGAAGATCGCGGGCCTGGTCGCCGAGTTCTGCACCGAAGGCAACTGCGCGCCCATGGGCATCGAGTCCTTCGACCTGGTCGTCATCGAACGCAATACCCTCACCTGCACCCCCGACGTCCTGATGCGCGCCGTCCAGCACGTCAACGAGGCCGGTGGCGAACGCGGCCCGGGCGGACTGCCGATGTTGTTGCCCGGCCTGAACCTGATCTACGGCATGCCCGGCGAGACGCACGCCACCCACATCGCCAACCTGACCTGGCTCACCCGCATCTACCACGCGGGCTTGATGTGCCACCGCACCAACGTCCGGCAGGTCCGCGCGTTCCCCGGCACCCCCCTCGCCGCGCAGAACGGCCAGCCGCTGGCACCGTCCGCCGAGCACTTCGAGACGTGGAAGGCCGACATCGACCACGGATGGGACCAGCCCATGAAGGAGCGCGTCTACCCCTCTGGGCTCCTCGTACCGGGCCTGCACTCCTACTTCGTCAACGACATGGGCACCTGGTGGCGGCGCCTGGGCTCGTACTCCATCCAGATCATCGAGCCCAACACCGCCACCCCCGTCGGGACCAGCGGCGATCTCGCCATCACAGGCCACGCCCCCCGCGTCATCTTCGGGCAGCGCCTTGCCGTCGCGGCCTGA
- a CDS encoding class I SAM-dependent methyltransferase produces MEQAAAYAGCTTELGDARHLTAAAGTYDAVLLLGPLYHLTERDDRITALREALRVARGPGRGCGDQPVQPHVGVHGPRPTPPGTPALRGSRSAVRRPVRRQSWLHCRPLPHWRRDPC; encoded by the coding sequence CTGGAACAGGCCGCCGCCTATGCCGGATGCACGACCGAGCTGGGCGACGCCCGCCACCTGACCGCTGCGGCCGGTACGTACGACGCGGTGCTGCTGCTCGGCCCGCTGTACCACCTGACCGAACGGGACGACCGGATCACGGCCCTGCGGGAAGCGCTGCGCGTGGCCCGGGGCCCTGGTCGCGGCTGCGGGGATCAGCCGGTACAGCCTCATGTAGGAGTACACGGTCCACGCCCAACTCCCCCCGGAACTCCTGCACTGAGAGGTAGCCGCAGTGCAGTCCGACGGCCGGTACGACGGCAGTCGTGGCTTCACTGTCGCCCACTTCCACACTGGCGCCGAGATCCTTGCTGA
- a CDS encoding carbohydrate kinase family protein — protein MHTRLSVVGNISHDTSHYSDGRRCDRLGGAALHTALAAARADAHAAPVSVIGHDLAGLPATHPQPGIDWSALAIAHGPSAAFTLTYGTDDTLTSSQADYGITEGLTRHALDHITANAGDFFHISLRRPLQPEPLLVELTNQRAGFSVDLFLPSAADMIRAATPWLHRAAVIFTNAAEYRLLAEALEPDTLPLVAITDGPRPARLLTHGQPLAAAQPPQVNPTDVTGAGDTFAGTFLAHWLASQDTARALDQAVHAAAEHLTAPPLLIPAPRRS, from the coding sequence GTGCACACCCGCTTATCGGTCGTCGGGAACATCTCCCACGACACCAGCCACTACTCCGACGGCCGCCGCTGCGACCGGCTCGGAGGCGCTGCCCTCCACACCGCCCTGGCCGCCGCCCGCGCGGACGCCCACGCGGCCCCCGTCTCCGTCATCGGCCACGACCTTGCCGGGCTCCCCGCAACACACCCTCAGCCAGGCATCGACTGGTCCGCCCTCGCCATCGCCCACGGCCCCAGCGCGGCCTTCACCCTCACCTACGGAACCGACGACACTCTGACCTCCAGCCAGGCCGACTACGGCATCACCGAAGGCCTCACCCGCCACGCGCTCGACCACATCACCGCCAACGCCGGCGACTTCTTCCACATCAGCCTGCGCCGCCCCCTCCAACCCGAGCCTCTCCTCGTCGAACTCACTAACCAGCGCGCCGGATTTAGCGTGGACCTCTTCCTGCCCAGCGCCGCCGACATGATCCGAGCCGCCACCCCCTGGCTGCACCGCGCAGCCGTCATCTTCACCAACGCCGCCGAGTACCGCCTCCTGGCCGAGGCACTGGAGCCGGACACCCTGCCGCTCGTCGCCATCACCGACGGCCCCCGCCCCGCCCGGCTCCTCACCCACGGCCAGCCCCTCGCTGCGGCCCAGCCCCCTCAGGTGAACCCCACCGACGTGACCGGTGCCGGCGATACCTTCGCCGGAACCTTCCTCGCCCACTGGCTCGCCAGCCAGGACACCGCCCGCGCCCTCGACCAAGCCGTCCATGCCGCCGCCGAGCACCTCACCGCACCGCCGCTCCTGATCCCCGCACCGCGCCGAAGCTGA
- a CDS encoding ATP-binding protein, whose amino-acid sequence MTLLSSEKLMLPSIPDPLDLPLYAQTLPCVAESVATARQLVRKALDVWGLEALEASAVLVMSELVTNSVDHYGRDLIRVKAVRLGEDRVQVAVIDRSPNGPTVPKQPAPFDESGRGLFLVDALAAEWGTERMRWGKRVWAEVTTAEEAGQ is encoded by the coding sequence GTGACCCTTTTGAGTAGCGAGAAGCTGATGCTGCCTTCGATCCCTGACCCGCTTGATCTGCCCCTCTACGCCCAGACCCTGCCGTGTGTGGCGGAGTCCGTGGCCACCGCGCGGCAGCTCGTGAGGAAGGCGCTCGACGTCTGGGGCCTGGAGGCCTTGGAGGCGAGCGCTGTCCTGGTGATGTCGGAGCTCGTGACGAACTCCGTGGACCACTACGGCCGCGACCTGATCCGCGTGAAGGCTGTCCGCCTGGGCGAGGACCGCGTACAGGTCGCGGTCATCGACCGCTCCCCGAACGGCCCCACCGTGCCGAAGCAGCCGGCGCCGTTCGACGAGTCGGGCCGCGGTCTGTTCCTCGTCGACGCGCTCGCCGCCGAGTGGGGAACCGAGCGGATGCGGTGGGGCAAGCGCGTGTGGGCGGAAGTCACCACCGCCGAGGAGGCAGGCCAGTGA